A single genomic interval of Streptococcus suis harbors:
- a CDS encoding protein kinase family protein translates to MFKMVDAQQVNNQIYGFKIHISATAENYKQVFQVVYPLLVESKVCFKYIEEDVDVLRNFSELESRAESGKYFTIYPNSHIHFLELLEQLYLNIPKDLQGIYILSDRPYKDSNIIFYRYGFFEDHSQYNVNGIPTLEGPNGEVWQDYQKAYFDLPPWIDDIQEPQVFQKSYLAEKYQVTDCLRMSNGGNAYRGFDKETNQEVIIKEARAEVVSYEKITKKMLRENEYKYAKHLQASNRTPKILERVKEWINDYYIYESIRGQNLLDYASPMSLFTYSSDTPGENIDKFQHFLSLTKQLIHFIDYFHKRNIVLNDIHANNFIVSEDNKLYFIDLENSYENENDNLIGIYNEISLKEWNRLDGKLGDCHKLANLILFLLGRLQIRSGEKYEACLTDDLLSRYGIKTNLSQLISYLLSDEASISVAKEKVENVRAELGKVCCELIPYEDSMPEVSIPISQLLDLDGLSRYLHCKEDEARLKILIDRETNMGLDGLAGVIVLMEDGDLPATHQQYVVTKILDKIVETEYGPSIAYGLGYASPYLTTGVAGVLKALQYIGYPKFLDLSQELVKSLLVEYGQYPDFRQGMLGVADTLLDIFSATTDQKLLATVEKQLVMVAIKAKYDKKLQKELFYVFSRYGRIKNEFIIKEQTV, encoded by the coding sequence ATGTTTAAGATGGTAGATGCCCAACAAGTAAATAACCAAATTTATGGATTTAAGATTCATATCTCAGCAACTGCTGAAAACTATAAGCAAGTTTTTCAAGTAGTCTATCCTTTACTAGTAGAAAGTAAGGTTTGTTTTAAATATATTGAAGAAGATGTAGATGTATTGCGAAACTTTTCAGAACTTGAAAGTCGAGCAGAGTCTGGGAAGTATTTTACAATTTATCCTAACTCCCATATTCATTTTTTGGAGTTACTAGAGCAGCTCTACCTGAATATACCTAAGGATTTACAAGGAATCTATATTTTGAGCGACCGTCCCTACAAGGATTCAAATATTATTTTTTATCGATATGGATTTTTTGAAGATCATTCTCAATACAATGTTAATGGAATTCCCACTTTAGAGGGACCAAATGGAGAGGTTTGGCAAGATTATCAGAAAGCTTATTTTGACTTGCCACCTTGGATTGACGATATTCAAGAGCCTCAAGTATTTCAGAAAAGTTATCTTGCAGAAAAATATCAAGTTACGGATTGCCTGCGTATGAGTAATGGTGGAAATGCTTACCGAGGTTTTGATAAGGAAACCAATCAAGAAGTTATCATTAAGGAAGCACGAGCGGAAGTCGTTTCATATGAAAAGATTACAAAAAAGATGCTGCGAGAAAATGAATACAAATATGCTAAGCACCTGCAAGCTTCTAATCGAACTCCTAAGATACTGGAAAGAGTAAAAGAGTGGATAAATGACTACTATATCTATGAAAGCATCAGAGGCCAGAATTTGCTAGACTATGCTAGTCCAATGTCACTCTTTACGTACAGTAGCGACACTCCTGGTGAAAATATTGATAAATTTCAACATTTTCTTTCTCTAACAAAACAACTGATACATTTTATTGACTACTTCCATAAACGCAATATTGTTTTAAATGATATTCATGCTAATAATTTTATTGTGTCAGAAGATAATAAACTGTATTTTATTGATTTAGAAAATTCTTATGAAAACGAAAATGATAATTTAATTGGAATATATAATGAAATTAGTTTGAAAGAATGGAATAGACTAGATGGAAAACTTGGGGATTGTCATAAACTGGCGAATTTAATCTTATTTTTACTAGGTCGTTTGCAAATAAGAAGTGGAGAGAAATATGAAGCTTGTTTAACAGATGATTTGCTAAGTAGATATGGTATAAAAACTAATCTATCCCAACTGATTTCCTATCTACTTTCTGACGAAGCAAGTATATCTGTTGCAAAAGAAAAGGTTGAAAATGTAAGAGCAGAGCTAGGAAAAGTCTGTTGTGAGTTAATACCTTATGAAGATTCAATGCCTGAAGTTTCCATTCCCATTAGTCAATTATTGGATTTAGATGGCTTATCCAGATATTTGCATTGTAAGGAAGATGAAGCTCGCTTGAAAATTCTTATTGATAGAGAAACCAATATGGGATTAGATGGCTTGGCTGGAGTTATCGTCTTAATGGAGGACGGGGATCTACCAGCTACCCATCAGCAATATGTTGTAACAAAGATTTTGGACAAAATTGTAGAAACAGAGTATGGACCATCAATTGCATATGGACTGGGGTATGCTTCGCCTTATCTAACTACAGGTGTTGCGGGGGTGCTTAAAGCCTTGCAGTATATTGGTTATCCGAAGTTCCTCGACCTATCGCAAGAATTAGTGAAGAGTTTGTTAGTTGAGTATGGTCAATATCCAGATTTTAGGCAAGGGATGTTGGGAGTTGCAGATACCTTGCTAGATATATTTAGTGCTACAACGGATCAGAAACTACTGGCAACCGTAGAGAAACAGTTAGTGATGGTTGCAATTAAGGCAAAGTATGATAAGAAATTACAAAAAGAATTATTTTATGTATTTTCACGTTACGGGAGAATAAAAAATGAATTTATTATTAAGGAACAAACTGTATAA
- a CDS encoding SPFH domain-containing protein, giving the protein MGIVKAFSGSISSTFADQWKDIFTAGVFDEHIVVAPGIQKSLNNGKGANYRGSNGVISNGSKIYVPENTVAFIFNQSGIEEIITEVGGYEYQNGQASIFNGDGVAKSIFHQVSDRVGFGGITSDDKQIAFVNLREIRNIKFGTRGAQVYNDHYYGTDLEIFAYGSFTIKVIDPVKFIKNFVPANVTYYSFDDVKVRSQILSEFLQSFIVALNSMSNNYRISQLPSQANTLAQIVINDSNNAGTWPERFGFSIVQVAIENIELTEDSRELVKQFSSNKMNMKAFEDISQKASNIAAQQKIAQGIQEHGFGDGGNMIMGMNMAQTLNSNGAVKEESNSSMTLEQQIDALRKLKELVDTGILSEEEFQHKKKEIMGL; this is encoded by the coding sequence ATGGGAATTGTTAAAGCTTTCAGCGGTTCAATCAGTAGTACGTTTGCAGATCAATGGAAGGATATATTTACTGCAGGTGTTTTTGATGAGCATATTGTTGTAGCACCAGGCATTCAAAAGTCTCTTAATAATGGTAAAGGAGCTAATTACAGAGGTTCAAATGGTGTGATTTCAAATGGTTCAAAAATTTATGTGCCAGAAAATACAGTTGCCTTTATTTTTAATCAATCTGGTATTGAAGAAATTATCACTGAAGTAGGTGGTTATGAGTATCAGAATGGACAAGCTAGTATATTTAATGGTGATGGTGTAGCAAAATCTATATTTCATCAAGTATCAGATAGAGTTGGTTTTGGAGGGATTACATCTGATGATAAACAAATCGCTTTTGTAAATTTACGGGAGATTCGCAATATAAAGTTTGGTACTAGAGGAGCACAAGTTTACAATGATCACTATTATGGGACAGATTTAGAAATATTTGCATATGGTTCATTTACAATTAAAGTCATAGATCCTGTAAAATTTATTAAGAACTTTGTCCCAGCAAATGTTACTTACTATTCTTTTGATGATGTGAAAGTGCGGTCTCAAATCCTTTCTGAGTTTTTACAGTCTTTCATTGTTGCTTTAAATTCTATGTCAAATAACTATAGAATCTCTCAGTTGCCCTCCCAAGCAAATACTCTGGCACAAATAGTGATAAACGATAGCAATAATGCAGGTACGTGGCCAGAAAGATTTGGCTTTTCGATTGTTCAAGTAGCTATTGAAAATATTGAACTCACAGAAGACTCAAGGGAACTTGTAAAACAATTCTCATCAAACAAGATGAATATGAAAGCATTTGAAGATATATCACAAAAAGCTTCTAATATTGCTGCTCAGCAAAAGATTGCTCAAGGGATACAAGAACATGGATTTGGGGATGGTGGTAATATGATTATGGGAATGAATATGGCCCAAACTCTCAATTCCAATGGTGCAGTGAAGGAAGAAAGTAATTCTTCTATGACTTTAGAACAACAGATTGATGCTTTGAGGAAATTAAAAGAACTGGTTGATACTGGAATTCTTTCTGAAGAAGAATTTCAGCATAAAAAGAAAGAAATTATGGGTCTTTAA
- a CDS encoding bifunctional folylpolyglutamate synthase/dihydrofolate synthase, with product MLENWLNAKQGQVFHYKMEKIEYALELLGNPQFTVLVIHVAGTNGKGSTIAFMRQLFQAHGMRVGSFVSPHMVSVHDRICIDSQPISDHDFQHYLQKVYDLEQEVATRYEPFRYFEVMVLIMFLYFEAQQPDVALVEVGIGGLLDTTNVVAPALSVITSIGMDHQDLLGSTLREIAEQKAGIIKQNVPVVLGPLCPETTAICRHITQDKQASVHQFGQEFTYKAGQFSNADLELSELVLGLAGQHQEENAAVALQTFLLYMTSIQKDIQPQLIQQALAQTNWAGRLELVVQEPKIYLDGAHNVPAIERLLEFIQEQEEPVTILFSALRRKDFQEMLELLEEKLPHTALVLTSFAYDGALSEENRQGRDYVENYQQFIEDWQSSEQGMLIVTGSLYFISEVRRIFKK from the coding sequence ATGTTAGAAAATTGGTTAAATGCCAAACAAGGTCAGGTATTTCATTACAAGATGGAAAAGATAGAGTATGCCCTGGAACTGCTGGGCAATCCTCAATTTACAGTTCTGGTCATTCATGTTGCTGGAACCAATGGCAAGGGGTCGACCATTGCCTTTATGCGCCAGCTATTTCAGGCACATGGTATGCGTGTTGGAAGTTTTGTATCCCCCCACATGGTGAGTGTGCACGACAGGATTTGTATTGACAGCCAGCCCATTTCAGACCATGATTTTCAGCACTATTTACAGAAAGTCTACGACTTGGAGCAGGAAGTCGCCACTCGTTATGAACCTTTTCGCTATTTTGAGGTCATGGTGCTCATTATGTTCCTCTATTTCGAAGCTCAACAACCCGATGTGGCACTAGTAGAGGTGGGCATCGGAGGACTTTTGGATACGACTAACGTCGTGGCACCGGCTCTCAGCGTCATCACCTCCATCGGCATGGACCATCAGGATTTACTAGGCTCGACTTTAAGGGAAATAGCAGAGCAGAAAGCAGGGATTATCAAGCAAAACGTACCTGTCGTCCTTGGACCACTTTGTCCAGAAACCACAGCCATCTGTCGCCACATTACCCAAGACAAACAAGCCTCTGTCCACCAATTTGGTCAGGAGTTTACCTATAAAGCAGGACAGTTCAGCAATGCGGACTTGGAACTGTCAGAATTGGTTCTAGGCTTGGCTGGTCAGCACCAAGAAGAAAATGCGGCCGTTGCCTTGCAAACTTTTTTGCTTTATATGACTAGTATCCAAAAAGACATTCAGCCTCAGTTGATTCAACAAGCCCTTGCTCAAACCAACTGGGCCGGTCGTTTGGAATTGGTAGTTCAAGAGCCAAAAATCTATTTGGATGGTGCCCACAATGTTCCTGCCATTGAACGCTTGCTTGAATTTATTCAGGAACAAGAAGAACCTGTCACTATTCTCTTTTCAGCCCTTCGGCGCAAGGACTTTCAAGAAATGCTTGAATTATTGGAAGAAAAATTACCACATACTGCCCTTGTATTAACCAGCTTTGCTTATGATGGTGCCTTGTCTGAGGAAAACCGACAAGGACGAGATTATGTTGAGAATTATCAGCAGTTTATAGAAGACTGGCAATCTAGCGAGCAAGGTATGTTGATTGTCACAGGCTCTCTCTACTTTATCTCAGAAGTTCGTCGGATTTTTAAAAAATGA
- a CDS encoding HAD-IA family hydrolase, translated as MTPTFIWDLDGTLLDSYEAILAGIQETYEQFGLPFDREEVRNFILRYSVKDLLVRDADKYGLDSHELNRVRATSLKEKNTQIPLMSGAREILDWTAEKGIQNFVYTHKSDNAFQVLEDLGVRHHFTEILTSDSGFARKPSPEALLFLIEKYGLNKENTYYIGDRLLDVETAINAGIQSINLQIDGVEQNWKIVSLLDIKQMLTDEYK; from the coding sequence ATGACACCGACATTTATTTGGGATTTGGATGGAACGCTCTTGGATTCCTATGAAGCGATTTTGGCTGGTATACAGGAAACCTATGAGCAGTTTGGCCTTCCTTTTGACCGTGAAGAAGTAAGGAATTTCATTCTTCGCTATTCTGTCAAGGATTTACTGGTGCGTGATGCGGACAAGTACGGTCTAGATAGCCATGAACTTAATCGTGTGCGTGCGACTTCCTTGAAGGAGAAAAATACGCAGATTCCTTTGATGTCTGGTGCGCGTGAAATTCTGGACTGGACAGCAGAGAAAGGAATTCAAAATTTCGTTTATACACACAAGAGTGACAATGCTTTTCAGGTTTTGGAGGATTTGGGTGTCCGTCACCATTTCACAGAAATCTTGACAAGCGATTCTGGTTTTGCCCGCAAACCAAGTCCAGAAGCTCTGCTATTTCTCATCGAAAAATACGGACTGAACAAAGAAAATACCTACTATATCGGTGACCGTTTGCTCGATGTAGAAACAGCTATCAACGCAGGGATTCAAAGCATCAACCTGCAAATTGATGGTGTGGAGCAGAATTGGAAGATTGTTTCTTTATTGGACATAAAACAAATGTTAACTGATGAATACAAATAA
- a CDS encoding helix-turn-helix domain-containing protein, translating into MNDKEFGQRVRQLRETASLTREQFCDDELELSVRQLTRIEAGTSKPTFSKIQYIATRLGMGLYELMPDYVSLPERYSKLKFDVLRTPTYENEELMGKRADMMTEIYDDYYDDLPEEEKIAIDAIQSIIDVFETKTAEFGQDILEDYFEQIQRKPQFSANDLLIIQLYLINLRMEVKQSSDFQHFLDLVEKLPSQVELVESGDLFILRDVMITSVGLLGQKEEFSYIPTLFEALDKIMQKTQDFQKKPILNLLKWKYELLINKDKDAATALYEEALLFARIIGNAHLTAKLEEEWRKDSQL; encoded by the coding sequence ATGAACGATAAGGAATTTGGACAACGTGTACGTCAACTTCGAGAAACCGCTAGTCTGACACGTGAACAGTTTTGCGATGACGAACTTGAGCTCTCCGTCCGCCAACTAACCCGTATCGAAGCAGGTACTTCTAAGCCGACTTTTTCAAAAATCCAGTATATCGCAACCCGCTTAGGCATGGGGCTCTATGAGCTTATGCCTGATTATGTGTCGCTACCTGAACGATATTCCAAACTGAAGTTTGATGTACTTCGTACACCGACTTATGAAAATGAGGAATTGATGGGAAAACGGGCAGATATGATGACGGAAATCTATGATGATTATTACGACGACTTGCCTGAGGAGGAGAAAATAGCGATTGATGCCATTCAATCCATTATTGATGTATTTGAAACGAAGACAGCAGAATTTGGTCAAGATATTCTAGAAGATTATTTTGAACAAATCCAAAGAAAACCCCAATTTTCAGCCAACGATTTGTTGATAATCCAGCTCTATTTAATCAATTTGAGAATGGAAGTTAAACAGAGTAGTGATTTTCAGCACTTTTTAGACTTGGTGGAAAAGTTACCAAGCCAAGTAGAATTAGTTGAATCTGGGGATTTGTTTATTTTAAGGGATGTGATGATAACTTCTGTTGGACTTTTGGGACAAAAGGAAGAATTTAGCTATATTCCTACACTCTTTGAAGCACTTGATAAGATAATGCAGAAGACCCAAGATTTTCAAAAGAAACCTATTCTTAATCTGCTTAAGTGGAAATATGAGTTGTTAATAAATAAAGATAAAGATGCTGCAACTGCCTTATATGAAGAAGCACTTCTTTTTGCAAGAATAATTGGTAATGCCCACCTAACGGCTAAATTAGAAGAAGAGTGGAGAAAAGATAGTCAATTATAG
- the purB gene encoding adenylosuccinate lyase, whose protein sequence is MLTRYSRPEMAAIWSEENKYKAWLEVEILADEAWAELGEIPKEDVALIRKKATFDIDRILEIEEETRHDVVAFTRAVSESLGEERKWVHYGLTSTDVVDTAYGYLYKQANDIIRRDLENFTNIIADKAREHKYTIMMGRTHGVHAEPTTFGLKLATWYSEMKRNMERFDVAAKGVEAGKISGAVGNFANIPPFVEEYVCGKLGIRPQEISTQVLPRDLHAEYFSALALIATSIERMATEIRGLQKSEQREVEEYFAKGQKGSSAMPHKRNPIGSENMTGLARVVRGHLVTAFENVALWHERDISHSSAERIITPDTTILINYMLNRFGNIVKNLTVFPENMKRNMESTFGLIYSQRVMLSLIEKGMTREEAYDLVQPKTAQSWDNQVDFKPLLEADERVTAKLSQEEIDELFNPDYYAKRVDDIFERLGL, encoded by the coding sequence ATGCTAACACGTTATTCCCGCCCGGAGATGGCGGCTATTTGGAGTGAAGAGAACAAGTACAAGGCTTGGTTGGAGGTGGAAATCCTCGCTGATGAGGCTTGGGCTGAGTTGGGTGAGATTCCCAAGGAAGATGTGGCCTTGATTCGTAAGAAGGCGACTTTTGACATCGACCGCATTTTAGAGATTGAAGAGGAAACCCGTCACGATGTGGTGGCTTTCACGCGTGCGGTTTCGGAAAGTCTTGGTGAGGAACGCAAGTGGGTCCACTACGGTTTGACTTCGACCGACGTGGTGGATACGGCTTACGGCTACCTCTACAAGCAGGCCAACGACATTATCCGTCGTGACCTTGAAAACTTTACCAATATCATCGCCGACAAGGCACGTGAGCACAAGTACACCATCATGATGGGCCGGACCCACGGAGTCCATGCGGAGCCAACGACCTTCGGTCTGAAACTGGCGACTTGGTATAGCGAAATGAAACGCAATATGGAGCGTTTTGATGTGGCAGCTAAGGGCGTTGAGGCTGGTAAAATTTCAGGTGCGGTTGGTAACTTTGCCAACATCCCTCCATTTGTGGAAGAGTATGTTTGTGGCAAATTGGGCATTCGTCCGCAGGAAATTTCGACTCAGGTCCTTCCTCGTGACCTCCACGCAGAATATTTCTCAGCCCTAGCCTTGATTGCAACGTCTATCGAGCGTATGGCGACAGAAATCCGTGGGCTACAAAAATCTGAACAACGTGAAGTCGAAGAGTATTTCGCCAAAGGCCAAAAGGGCAGCTCTGCTATGCCTCATAAACGCAACCCTATCGGATCTGAAAATATGACCGGTCTGGCTCGTGTGGTGCGTGGTCACTTGGTGACGGCTTTTGAGAATGTGGCTCTCTGGCACGAACGTGATATTTCCCACTCGTCAGCGGAGCGGATTATCACGCCGGATACGACCATTCTCATCAACTATATGCTCAATCGTTTTGGCAATATCGTCAAGAACTTGACGGTCTTCCCTGAAAATATGAAACGCAATATGGAGTCAACTTTTGGCTTGATTTACAGTCAGCGTGTCATGCTTAGTTTGATTGAAAAAGGTATGACCCGTGAGGAAGCCTATGACTTGGTGCAACCAAAAACCGCACAGTCATGGGATAATCAAGTGGACTTCAAGCCTCTTCTTGAAGCAGATGAGCGTGTGACAGCCAAACTCAGCCAGGAAGAAATCGATGAGCTCTTCAACCCAGACTACTATGCTAAGCGGGTGGATGACATCTTTGAACGACTTGGATTATAA
- a CDS encoding MerR family transcriptional regulator translates to MQVKDVEKLTGLSTKAIRLYEEKGLIEVARNPVNDYRDYSEENVRQLRLIKLLRYFECSLVEIKELLSFSEEDLRSALHEKKQGINQQAEELADKVDLLTQVIQDLGKKEDWLEEAQDSIAFVESGEFQDFKQDLEDALLPSIWMTLLQTLSLSGPILWLFIRIQEGRQENLFLLAVVSLLATAWITLLWRDYLVTWWKHRDKVRQKNRSQVWWTPIGLISLVGGIAYFVLVGWLTERFFLPSDWLFYEYSTGLGKVAIFFIMTFLVFLLGKLAKLVKLSWKYGLGMAGGCILLTALLISTTTAVTKDQIIDINLLAPSKEYLYSDVKSVWTGFGTKLVTVNSKGNLAIEFNWMGKRLCLCNQLLIRT, encoded by the coding sequence ATGCAAGTCAAAGATGTGGAGAAGTTGACAGGCTTGTCAACTAAGGCGATACGACTGTATGAAGAAAAGGGCCTGATTGAAGTGGCGAGAAATCCGGTCAATGACTACCGAGATTACTCAGAGGAAAATGTGCGTCAGCTTCGCTTAATCAAGTTGCTCCGCTATTTTGAATGTTCTCTAGTAGAGATTAAGGAGCTACTGTCTTTTTCAGAGGAGGATTTGCGGTCAGCCTTGCATGAGAAAAAGCAGGGAATCAACCAGCAAGCAGAAGAATTGGCAGACAAGGTTGATTTACTGACTCAGGTAATCCAGGACTTGGGCAAGAAAGAGGATTGGTTGGAAGAAGCACAGGACTCCATTGCCTTTGTGGAAAGCGGTGAATTTCAAGACTTCAAACAAGATTTAGAAGATGCCTTGTTGCCAAGTATTTGGATGACTCTCTTGCAGACCTTGTCGCTATCAGGTCCAATCCTCTGGCTGTTTATTCGAATCCAAGAGGGTCGTCAGGAAAATCTTTTCCTACTAGCAGTGGTTTCCTTGCTAGCAACCGCTTGGATAACGCTTCTCTGGCGAGACTACCTCGTAACCTGGTGGAAACATCGGGACAAGGTTCGTCAGAAGAATCGTAGTCAGGTCTGGTGGACCCCGATTGGTCTTATCTCCCTCGTAGGTGGAATTGCCTACTTTGTCCTTGTCGGCTGGTTGACCGAAAGATTTTTCCTACCAAGCGATTGGCTCTTCTATGAGTATTCGACTGGTCTGGGCAAGGTTGCTATATTTTTTATCATGACTTTTCTCGTTTTTCTTTTGGGAAAACTGGCGAAGCTGGTGAAGTTATCTTGGAAATACGGCTTAGGTATGGCAGGCGGTTGTATCCTATTGACCGCTCTGCTGATTTCTACCACAACAGCAGTGACCAAAGACCAGATTATCGACATCAATTTGCTGGCTCCGTCCAAGGAATATCTTTACAGCGATGTCAAGTCTGTCTGGACAGGCTTTGGGACCAAGCTAGTGACAGTGAACAGCAAGGGGAATTTAGCTATCGAATTCAACTGGATGGGAAAAAGATTGTGTTTATGCAACCAACTGTTAATCAGAACTTGA
- a CDS encoding GNAT family N-acetyltransferase, with amino-acid sequence MAEQMRQVASLFGAWPEAIIWTCLEGVMGDIYVDDSQLPQSVLALYGRQSFFGFLAGQPHRDLLKMCEGKDIILVPQNQAWSDLIEEAYGEGVRFFTRYATKKETEFDLGHLQKLVDDLPESFDMKLIDRNLYEACLVEEWSRDLVGNYIDVEQFLDLGLGYVILHKGQVVSGASSYASYSAGIEIEVDTREDYRGLGLAKACAAQLILACLDRGLYPSWDAHTLISLKLAEKLGYQLDRPYQAYEWR; translated from the coding sequence ATGGCAGAGCAGATGAGACAAGTAGCCAGTTTATTTGGAGCTTGGCCTGAGGCAATTATTTGGACCTGTTTAGAAGGTGTCATGGGAGACATTTATGTTGATGACAGCCAGTTGCCCCAGTCAGTTCTAGCTCTCTATGGACGGCAGAGCTTCTTTGGTTTTTTAGCTGGCCAGCCACATCGAGACTTGCTAAAAATGTGCGAGGGAAAGGATATTATACTAGTCCCCCAAAACCAAGCCTGGTCAGACTTGATAGAAGAAGCTTACGGAGAAGGAGTTCGTTTTTTTACTCGATACGCTACGAAAAAGGAAACTGAGTTTGACCTTGGGCATTTACAGAAACTGGTTGATGACTTGCCTGAAAGCTTTGATATGAAACTGATTGACCGTAATCTGTATGAGGCTTGTCTGGTAGAGGAATGGTCACGGGATTTGGTGGGAAATTATATAGATGTGGAACAATTTTTGGACTTGGGGCTGGGCTATGTCATCTTGCACAAGGGGCAGGTGGTCTCAGGGGCTTCGTCCTATGCCAGCTATTCAGCTGGGATTGAGATAGAAGTGGATACCAGGGAAGACTATCGAGGTCTGGGTTTGGCAAAAGCCTGTGCGGCTCAGTTAATTTTAGCTTGTTTAGACCGTGGACTCTATCCAAGCTGGGATGCCCACACCTTGATATCCTTGAAACTAGCTGAAAAGCTGGGCTACCAACTGGACAGACCCTATCAGGCTTACGAATGGAGATAA
- the ruvB gene encoding Holliday junction branch migration DNA helicase RuvB, translating into MTNRILDMEQMQDEEYVERTLRPQKLNEYIGQDKVKDQLKIFIEAAKLRDEALDHTLLFGPPGLGKTTMAFVIANELGVNIKQTSGPVIEKAGDLVALLNDLEPGDVLFIDEIHRMPMAVEEILYSAMEDFYIDIMIGAGEASRSVHLELPPFTLIGATTRAGMLSNPLRARFGITGHMEYYELADLTEIVERTADIFDMEITHEAAIELARRSRGTPRIANRLLKRVRDFAQIMGDGLIDDTITDKALTMLDVDREGLDYVDQKILRTMIEMYGGGPVGLNTLSVNIAEERETVEDMYEPYLIQQGFLMRTRTGRVATAKAYEHLGYPYTEK; encoded by the coding sequence ATGACAAATCGAATTTTAGATATGGAACAAATGCAGGACGAGGAGTATGTTGAGCGTACCCTGCGTCCACAGAAATTAAATGAATACATCGGTCAGGACAAGGTTAAGGACCAGCTGAAAATCTTTATCGAAGCAGCCAAGCTCCGTGATGAAGCCTTGGATCATACGCTTCTTTTTGGCCCTCCAGGTTTGGGAAAGACCACCATGGCCTTTGTTATTGCCAACGAATTGGGGGTCAACATTAAGCAGACCAGTGGTCCTGTTATTGAAAAAGCAGGTGACTTGGTGGCCCTTCTCAACGACTTGGAGCCTGGTGATGTCCTCTTTATCGATGAAATCCACCGTATGCCTATGGCGGTCGAGGAAATTCTCTATTCTGCTATGGAAGATTTCTACATCGACATTATGATTGGGGCTGGGGAGGCCAGCCGGTCCGTGCATTTGGAGTTGCCACCTTTTACCCTGATTGGAGCAACCACTCGTGCGGGTATGCTGTCCAATCCTCTGAGGGCCCGTTTTGGTATTACCGGTCATATGGAGTATTATGAACTGGCTGATTTGACGGAGATTGTCGAGCGGACTGCGGACATCTTTGATATGGAGATTACCCATGAAGCTGCTATTGAGCTGGCTCGTCGGTCTCGTGGAACTCCCCGTATCGCCAACCGTCTGCTCAAGCGGGTGCGGGATTTTGCACAGATTATGGGCGACGGTCTGATTGATGACACCATTACGGATAAGGCCTTGACTATGCTGGATGTGGACCGCGAGGGGCTGGACTACGTGGACCAGAAGATTCTCCGTACCATGATTGAGATGTACGGAGGCGGTCCCGTCGGCCTCAACACCCTGTCGGTCAATATCGCCGAGGAGCGTGAAACGGTGGAGGATATGTATGAGCCTTACCTGATTCAGCAGGGCTTCCTCATGCGGACACGGACGGGGCGGGTTGCGACAGCCAAGGCCTACGAGCACTTGGGTTATCCCTATACGGAAAAATAA